Proteins from one Corallococcus exiguus genomic window:
- a CDS encoding DUF779 domain-containing protein yields the protein MPVPRVEVTPAAEALLHKMQGLHGPLLFHQSGGCCDGSAPMCFPRGDFRVGQEDVYLGDIVRTPFYMSGPQFELWRHTHLTVDVVPGRGSGFSVEAPEGVRFLIRSRLFTDDEYRALEQEGPPPKGPQH from the coding sequence ATGCCCGTGCCGCGCGTCGAGGTCACGCCGGCCGCCGAGGCCCTGCTCCACAAGATGCAGGGCCTTCACGGTCCGCTCCTCTTCCACCAGTCCGGCGGCTGCTGCGACGGCAGCGCGCCCATGTGCTTCCCGCGCGGCGACTTCCGCGTGGGCCAGGAGGACGTGTACCTGGGCGACATCGTCCGCACGCCCTTCTACATGTCCGGCCCGCAGTTCGAGCTCTGGCGCCACACCCACCTCACCGTGGACGTGGTGCCCGGTCGCGGCAGCGGCTTCTCCGTCGAAGCCCCTGAAGGCGTGCGCTTCCTCATCCGCTCACGCCTGTTCACCGACGACGAGTACCGCGCGCTCGAACAGGAAGGCCCTCCGCCCAAGGGGCCCCAGCACTGA
- a CDS encoding aldo/keto reductase, which yields MTTTSLPRFTPRRALGRTGFTATAVGIGDLADRTVPREELVATLARALDAGLNVIDTAPGYEDGLSEEVVGEALRGRREGVFVIDKVDALDAPVAPQVEASLRRLGLPSVDLFALHAVKSLAQWEELARPGGALERLEACVAKGQARFKGISCHHPDALVAAVRSGRCDVVMFPLGPFVDARYVEQVLPLARAHGVGVVSFKTFGAGKLLGDTEGYGRPLQARPRGKVSSGGEARDTPMLPHLSVAECVRYTLTLDPDVMLMGMGFPNEQDAALQSAAAFQPLDAAGMQAVRERAHTAIQEKGAVWWNPPSPDVTAG from the coding sequence ATGACCACGACATCGCTTCCCCGCTTCACCCCGCGCCGCGCGCTCGGGCGCACGGGCTTCACCGCGACGGCGGTGGGCATTGGCGACCTGGCGGACCGCACGGTGCCGCGCGAGGAACTGGTCGCCACGCTCGCGCGGGCGCTGGACGCGGGGCTCAACGTCATCGACACGGCGCCTGGCTACGAGGACGGCCTGAGCGAGGAGGTGGTGGGCGAGGCGCTGCGCGGCCGGCGTGAGGGCGTGTTCGTCATCGACAAGGTGGACGCGCTGGACGCACCGGTGGCGCCGCAGGTGGAGGCGTCCCTGCGGCGGCTGGGCCTGCCGTCGGTGGACCTGTTCGCGCTGCACGCGGTGAAGTCGCTGGCGCAGTGGGAGGAGCTGGCCCGGCCGGGCGGTGCGCTGGAGCGGCTGGAGGCGTGCGTGGCGAAGGGGCAGGCGCGCTTCAAGGGCATCTCCTGCCACCACCCGGACGCGCTGGTGGCGGCGGTGCGCTCCGGGCGGTGCGACGTGGTGATGTTCCCGCTGGGGCCGTTCGTGGACGCGCGCTACGTGGAGCAGGTGCTGCCCCTGGCGCGAGCGCACGGCGTGGGCGTGGTGTCCTTCAAGACGTTCGGCGCGGGCAAGCTGTTGGGAGACACGGAGGGCTACGGCCGTCCGCTCCAGGCGCGCCCGCGCGGCAAGGTCAGCTCCGGCGGAGAGGCGCGCGACACGCCGATGCTGCCGCACCTGTCGGTGGCGGAGTGCGTGCGGTACACGCTGACGTTGGATCCGGACGTGATGTTGATGGGGATGGGCTTCCCGAACGAACAGGACGCCGCGCTCCAATCCGCAGCGGCCTTCCAGCCCCTGGACGCCGCGGGGATGCAGGCGGTGCGGGAGCGGGCGCACACCGCCATCCAGGAGAAGGGGGCGGTGTGGTGGAACCCGCCTTCACCGGACGTCACGGCGGGCTGA
- a CDS encoding DUF4397 domain-containing protein codes for MRNSWRQWMLMVGLASALAGCDSAECVDAFDCRDKGAAPSGQVWTCQEEKCVAVTSAPQPDAGTETDAGTPPDAGTDAGVDAGTQTDAGVDAGTDAGVDAGTQPDAGVDAGTAYVRFVNVLFEGNSSEPNTPWVAATYRMDLSLGDAAPLFSGVEPGDSAVTDFIPVAPGTDLTFRVRNTGRPATEAALATLQGVSLAEGEHVTVLALGLMSRVGTVRFDTPKLVALRDETLGTPGAGEARLRHVTADRVVAASRPRFIRTDSGLDLPNVAPFTADTEALGHVIPVASTTRLLVRGSNDNPAPSQSGELAYTLPSGGLTSGTAYYAVSFGDDRRAMNDPAAPSLLLIPGGKDGAVRLKRDPLLYFFHALDSGAPLKALSQGVPVAADFQFGADPKPGDLPASAAGHPLSFVLQSDGVTSVLEGAQTGPLEAGRRYLVVVSGRAGGTGALAPKAFVVPDSLPADAQDARVRFVNACPTSPATGASLGYFDVAGDGIGRGNTFTPVIPDVAYGASGGPAEGAVFPAPTGTDVTGSYVYYAVRGTVGAASQSRSVKGLPLARPHLFLLMGDWEAGLTFRAFNLRSNTWSVLTPRGEDVFQP; via the coding sequence ATGAGAAACAGCTGGAGACAGTGGATGTTGATGGTGGGCCTGGCCTCGGCGCTGGCCGGATGTGATTCCGCCGAGTGTGTGGACGCGTTTGACTGCCGCGACAAGGGCGCTGCGCCCTCGGGCCAGGTCTGGACGTGCCAGGAGGAGAAGTGCGTGGCCGTCACGTCCGCACCGCAGCCGGACGCGGGCACGGAGACGGATGCAGGCACGCCGCCGGACGCGGGCACGGATGCCGGCGTGGACGCGGGAACCCAGACGGATGCTGGCGTGGACGCGGGCACGGATGCCGGCGTGGACGCGGGCACGCAGCCGGATGCCGGTGTGGACGCGGGCACGGCCTACGTGCGCTTCGTCAACGTGCTCTTCGAAGGCAACTCCTCGGAGCCGAACACCCCGTGGGTAGCCGCGACGTATCGCATGGACCTCTCGCTCGGGGACGCCGCGCCGCTGTTCTCCGGCGTGGAGCCGGGTGACTCGGCGGTCACGGACTTCATCCCGGTGGCTCCCGGAACGGACCTGACCTTCCGCGTGCGCAACACGGGTAGGCCCGCCACGGAGGCGGCCCTGGCCACGCTGCAGGGCGTGTCGCTGGCGGAGGGCGAACATGTCACGGTCCTGGCGCTGGGCCTCATGTCGCGCGTGGGCACGGTGCGGTTCGACACGCCGAAGCTGGTGGCGCTGCGAGATGAAACGCTGGGAACTCCGGGCGCGGGCGAGGCCCGGTTGCGCCACGTGACGGCGGACCGCGTGGTCGCCGCCAGCAGGCCGCGCTTCATCCGGACCGACTCCGGTCTGGACCTGCCCAACGTGGCGCCCTTCACCGCGGACACGGAAGCCCTGGGGCACGTCATCCCGGTGGCGTCCACGACGCGGTTGCTCGTCCGGGGCAGCAATGACAACCCGGCGCCCTCCCAGAGCGGCGAACTGGCCTACACGCTGCCCTCGGGCGGACTGACGTCGGGCACCGCGTACTACGCCGTGTCCTTCGGTGATGACCGGCGCGCCATGAACGATCCGGCTGCCCCGTCGCTGCTGCTCATCCCCGGTGGGAAGGACGGCGCCGTGCGCCTGAAGCGCGACCCGCTGCTGTACTTCTTCCACGCGCTGGATTCGGGCGCTCCGCTGAAGGCCCTCAGCCAGGGCGTGCCCGTGGCGGCGGACTTCCAGTTCGGCGCGGATCCGAAGCCGGGCGACCTGCCGGCCAGCGCGGCGGGACATCCGCTGTCCTTCGTCCTCCAGTCAGATGGCGTGACGTCCGTGCTGGAGGGCGCCCAGACGGGGCCGCTGGAGGCGGGCCGCCGCTACCTCGTCGTCGTGTCCGGCCGCGCGGGCGGGACGGGCGCGCTGGCTCCGAAAGCATTCGTGGTGCCGGACTCCCTGCCGGCCGACGCGCAGGACGCGCGCGTGCGGTTCGTCAACGCCTGTCCCACGTCGCCCGCGACGGGTGCCAGCCTGGGGTACTTCGACGTGGCGGGTGACGGCATCGGCCGGGGCAACACGTTCACGCCCGTCATCCCGGACGTGGCGTACGGCGCGTCCGGCGGCCCCGCGGAGGGCGCGGTCTTCCCCGCGCCTACGGGCACCGACGTGACGGGCTCGTATGTCTATTACGCCGTCCGGGGCACCGTGGGCGCCGCGTCCCAGTCCCGGTCCGTGAAGGGCCTGCCCCTCGCCCGGCCCCACCTGTTCCTGCTGATGGGGGACTGGGAGGCGGGCCTCACGTTCCGCGCCTTCAACCTGCGCTCCAACACCTGGAGCGTGCTCACGCCTCGCGGCGAGGACGTCTTCCAGCCCTGA
- a CDS encoding DUF5985 family protein — MMKILLDGAVLMAYLACALFFLRFYLQSKDRLFALFSLAFTLMGVHNLLGALLAPTLDAERIHYLYVVRLMAYLLILGAIWDKNRAGRGAR; from the coding sequence ATGATGAAGATCCTGCTCGATGGCGCGGTGTTGATGGCGTACCTGGCGTGCGCCCTGTTCTTCCTGCGCTTCTATCTCCAGTCGAAGGACCGGCTGTTCGCGCTGTTCTCCCTGGCCTTCACGCTGATGGGCGTCCACAACCTGCTGGGCGCGCTGCTGGCGCCCACCCTGGACGCCGAGCGCATCCACTACCTGTATGTCGTCCGCCTGATGGCCTACCTGCTCATCCTGGGAGCCATCTGGGACAAGAACCGCGCGGGGCGTGGGGCGCGGTGA
- a CDS encoding response regulator, which produces MVPATETVLVVDDEQGILEALADLLREEGYRVLTASHGREALERLAEVKPDLVLTDWMMPVLDGPALIARIQQDPTLRQIPVLGMSAVDVSGLKRLHPGMEFLQKPFDIRALMKMVRRALDANPRARGG; this is translated from the coding sequence GTGGTTCCCGCGACCGAGACCGTGCTGGTGGTGGACGACGAACAGGGCATCCTGGAGGCGCTCGCGGACCTTCTGAGGGAGGAGGGCTACCGCGTGCTCACGGCGTCCCATGGCCGCGAGGCCCTGGAGCGCCTGGCGGAGGTGAAGCCGGACCTGGTGCTGACGGATTGGATGATGCCCGTGCTGGACGGCCCCGCGCTCATCGCGCGCATCCAGCAGGACCCGACGCTGCGCCAGATTCCCGTGCTGGGCATGAGCGCCGTGGACGTCAGCGGCCTCAAGCGCCTGCACCCGGGCATGGAGTTCCTCCAGAAGCCGTTCGACATCCGCGCCCTGATGAAGATGGTCCGCAGGGCCCTGGACGCGAATCCCCGCGCCCGGGGAGGGTGA
- a CDS encoding GAF domain-containing protein produces MSASGGEAVALKPASAASMEVVSPGAPAVTRAAAVETAVPVPPPGAREASSSAEEGRFAFLARAGEVLASSLDEPTVLRELAELVVPVFADWCAVDVVTPSNQVERRAATHRDPSLVPTVYAIGERWALQENGSQGMAHVLRTGEARLIPDVPEQAFLAAARGNAALEETWRLGCRSVMVVPLVARGRVLGSLSLMSGTAGRFGEQDLELARELARRAALSLDNARLYGEARQAQARTARLQAVTAALSRAATEDAVAQVLAREVWEASGATRVAVLALEEDGLMRPLRVLGYPEDALASFTRPPDGVAPNIRREAGWFGSLEELIAHHPEGAEVARRQGPGARAVVPLWGETRVRGLLLLAWPEPRVFPAAERAFLEALAHQCAQALERAALYEALRERTERLRQALVTGDMGTWRLDLVRGKELRDAALNHMLGLPAVDSAVPVGDMLERLHPEDRPSVEAEFHRYQRESPGFFELEFRVIRRDGGVRWLHSVGQSFGGPDGKVTELTGAMADITRRKAAEERLQLLLAASRVLALRLDDVEEALPAVARLVVDHVATGCLVDLAAPDGTLRRVTAAHRVAEHDARLHAALGGTDRGPAHPALQCFRTGEVCFLSRLDFKRCDAVSTSAEHRALVDRLAPTSVLSVPLRARGRTLGVITLFTAEPQRALEAADVTMAEELALRLSVALENARLFHDAQAAVRLRDEFLSVASHELKTPLTSLILQHNLIGRALETAGTPGLVTGRLNTAQRQVLRLTALVDNLLDVSRLSLGKLSLERAEVDLVQLTRDAVERLEDVFAQARCTLELELPRTLTGQWDALRLDQVLVNLLSNAAKYGAGHPVSVRAGVDARDEAWVEVRDEGIGIEADALPRLFGRFERAVSERHYGGMGLGLYISRQIVEALGGRIDVDSQPGQGATFTLRLPRNTAEARPPPPPEM; encoded by the coding sequence GTGTCCGCAAGCGGAGGCGAGGCCGTCGCGCTGAAGCCGGCGTCCGCGGCTTCCATGGAGGTCGTCTCGCCGGGAGCGCCGGCCGTCACGCGCGCGGCCGCCGTGGAGACTGCCGTGCCCGTGCCCCCGCCCGGCGCGCGCGAGGCGTCATCCTCCGCGGAGGAGGGCCGCTTCGCGTTCCTGGCCCGCGCGGGTGAGGTGCTGGCGTCGTCGCTGGACGAGCCCACGGTGCTGCGCGAGTTGGCGGAGCTGGTGGTGCCGGTGTTCGCGGACTGGTGCGCGGTGGACGTCGTCACGCCTTCGAACCAGGTGGAGCGAAGGGCGGCGACGCACCGGGACCCCTCGCTCGTACCCACCGTGTATGCCATTGGGGAGCGCTGGGCCCTCCAGGAGAACGGCTCGCAGGGCATGGCCCATGTGCTGCGCACCGGCGAGGCCCGCCTCATCCCGGACGTGCCCGAACAGGCCTTCCTGGCGGCGGCACGGGGGAACGCGGCCCTGGAGGAGACGTGGCGCCTGGGGTGCCGCTCCGTGATGGTGGTGCCGCTGGTGGCGCGCGGGAGGGTGCTGGGAAGTCTGTCATTGATGTCCGGTACGGCCGGACGCTTTGGTGAGCAGGACCTGGAGCTGGCGCGCGAGCTGGCCCGCCGGGCGGCGCTGTCCCTGGACAACGCGCGCCTGTATGGCGAGGCCCGTCAGGCCCAGGCGCGCACGGCGCGGCTGCAGGCGGTGACGGCGGCCCTGTCCCGCGCGGCCACCGAGGACGCGGTGGCGCAGGTGCTGGCGCGCGAGGTGTGGGAGGCGAGCGGCGCCACGCGCGTCGCGGTGCTGGCGCTGGAGGAGGACGGCCTCATGCGCCCGCTGCGCGTCCTGGGCTACCCGGAAGACGCGCTGGCGTCGTTCACCCGGCCACCGGATGGCGTGGCCCCGAACATCCGGCGCGAGGCGGGGTGGTTCGGTTCGCTCGAGGAGCTCATCGCGCACCACCCGGAGGGCGCGGAGGTCGCGCGCCGCCAGGGGCCGGGGGCCCGCGCGGTGGTGCCGCTGTGGGGTGAGACGCGCGTGCGGGGCCTGCTGCTGCTCGCGTGGCCGGAGCCGCGCGTCTTCCCTGCTGCTGAGCGCGCGTTCCTGGAGGCGCTGGCGCACCAGTGCGCGCAGGCGCTGGAGCGGGCCGCGCTCTACGAAGCGCTTCGCGAGCGCACGGAGCGGCTGCGGCAGGCGCTGGTGACAGGCGACATGGGGACGTGGCGCCTGGACCTGGTGCGCGGCAAGGAGCTGCGCGACGCGGCGCTCAACCACATGTTGGGCCTGCCGGCGGTGGACTCGGCGGTGCCGGTGGGCGACATGCTGGAGCGGCTGCACCCGGAGGACCGGCCATCCGTGGAGGCGGAGTTCCACCGCTACCAGCGCGAATCGCCGGGCTTCTTCGAGCTGGAGTTCCGCGTGATTCGCCGCGACGGCGGCGTGCGCTGGCTGCACAGCGTGGGACAGTCCTTCGGCGGACCGGACGGGAAGGTGACGGAGCTCACCGGCGCCATGGCGGACATCACCCGGCGCAAGGCGGCCGAGGAGCGGCTGCAGCTCCTGCTGGCCGCAAGCCGCGTGCTGGCGCTGCGCCTGGACGACGTGGAGGAGGCGCTGCCGGCGGTGGCGCGGCTGGTGGTGGACCACGTGGCCACCGGCTGCCTGGTGGACCTGGCAGCGCCGGACGGCACCCTGCGGCGGGTGACCGCGGCCCACCGCGTGGCCGAGCACGACGCGCGGCTCCATGCGGCCCTGGGAGGCACGGACCGGGGGCCCGCCCACCCGGCGCTCCAGTGTTTCCGCACCGGGGAGGTCTGCTTCCTGTCGCGCCTGGACTTCAAGCGCTGCGACGCCGTCTCCACGAGCGCCGAGCACCGGGCATTGGTGGATCGCCTGGCGCCCACGTCCGTGCTGTCGGTGCCGTTGCGTGCGCGCGGCCGCACGCTGGGCGTCATCACGCTGTTCACCGCGGAGCCCCAGCGCGCGCTGGAGGCCGCGGACGTGACGATGGCGGAGGAGTTGGCGCTGCGCTTGAGCGTGGCGCTGGAGAACGCGCGCCTGTTCCACGACGCCCAGGCCGCGGTGCGGCTGCGCGACGAGTTCCTCTCCGTGGCGAGCCACGAATTGAAGACGCCGCTCACCAGCCTCATCCTCCAGCACAACCTCATTGGCCGGGCGCTGGAGACAGCGGGCACTCCCGGGCTCGTGACGGGGAGGCTCAACACCGCGCAGCGGCAGGTGCTCCGGCTGACGGCGCTGGTGGACAACCTGCTGGACGTGAGCCGGCTGTCCCTGGGCAAGCTGTCGCTGGAGCGCGCGGAGGTGGACCTGGTGCAGTTGACGCGCGACGCGGTGGAGCGCCTGGAGGACGTGTTCGCCCAGGCGCGGTGCACGCTCGAACTGGAGCTGCCGCGCACGCTGACGGGCCAGTGGGACGCGCTGCGGTTGGACCAGGTGCTGGTGAACCTGCTCTCCAACGCGGCGAAGTACGGCGCCGGCCACCCGGTGTCGGTGCGCGCGGGCGTGGATGCGCGCGACGAGGCCTGGGTGGAGGTGCGCGACGAGGGCATCGGCATCGAAGCGGACGCGCTGCCGCGCCTCTTCGGCCGCTTCGAGCGCGCCGTGAGCGAGCGGCACTACGGCGGCATGGGCCTGGGGCTCTACATCAGCCGCCAGATTGTGGAGGCGCTGGGCGGCCGCATCGACGTGGACAGCCAGCCGGGGCAGGGCGCCACCTTCACGCTGCGGCTGCCCCGGAACACGGCGGAAGCGCGGCCCCCGCCTCCCCCGGAGATGTGA
- a CDS encoding ATPase domain-containing protein, producing MSPSEQHPPVFERIATGVPGLDPILGGGLVASGVYIVVGEPGAGKTIFANQLCYSQAQQGTRCLYVTLLAESHSRMLANLRSMAFFDASQLPQRIYYVSGFRMLEEQGLPGLLELLRREMRNHGAGILVLDGLVQAQEAAGSSRDFKKFIHELQVSAGLSRFTALLLTSSVGPTVHPEYTMVDGILELRERTAAMRSWRELQVRKFRGSASLNGSHHFRISESGLEVFPRLETMVSRSQPPDWGTQRVRFGVPTLDAMIPEGFAAASTTLVMGPPGCGKTILGVSHLAEGLRLGEPCLMVSFYEGPDRLMHKAANVGLSLGTAVKDGRLVLQWNMPAECNLDLVAHTLMEDVRRRGVKRLFVDGLSAMVETTHEPARISPFFAALTQELRRHGVTTVFTLETPRLFGPDMDVPLGTGLSGVAENLLFMRHLELNGRLRRLLSIFKLRDADYDPTLREFLITSQGIEIQPPFQPSPELLLTGIARFPGNHS from the coding sequence ATGTCCCCTAGCGAGCAGCACCCTCCCGTCTTCGAGCGCATCGCGACAGGCGTTCCCGGACTGGATCCCATCCTGGGCGGTGGCCTGGTGGCCTCAGGCGTCTACATCGTGGTGGGGGAGCCCGGCGCGGGGAAGACCATCTTCGCCAACCAGCTGTGCTACTCGCAGGCGCAACAGGGCACGCGCTGTCTGTACGTGACGCTGCTGGCCGAATCGCACTCGCGCATGCTGGCGAACCTGCGCAGCATGGCGTTCTTCGACGCGTCCCAGCTGCCCCAGCGCATCTACTACGTCAGCGGCTTCCGCATGCTGGAGGAGCAGGGGCTGCCGGGCCTGCTGGAGCTCCTGCGCCGGGAGATGCGCAACCACGGCGCGGGCATCCTGGTGCTGGACGGTCTGGTGCAGGCGCAGGAGGCCGCGGGCAGCAGCCGCGACTTCAAGAAGTTCATCCACGAGCTCCAGGTGTCCGCCGGCCTGTCCCGCTTCACCGCGCTGCTGCTCACCAGCAGCGTGGGCCCCACCGTGCACCCGGAATACACCATGGTGGACGGCATCCTGGAGCTGCGCGAGCGCACGGCGGCCATGCGTTCGTGGCGTGAACTGCAGGTGCGCAAGTTCCGCGGCAGCGCCAGCCTCAACGGCTCGCACCACTTCCGCATCTCCGAGTCGGGCCTGGAGGTGTTCCCCCGCCTGGAGACGATGGTCAGCCGCTCGCAGCCGCCGGACTGGGGCACGCAGCGCGTGCGCTTCGGCGTGCCCACGCTGGACGCCATGATTCCGGAGGGCTTCGCCGCGGCGTCCACCACGCTGGTGATGGGGCCCCCGGGCTGCGGCAAGACGATCCTCGGCGTCAGCCACCTGGCGGAAGGGCTGCGCCTGGGCGAGCCCTGCTTGATGGTGAGCTTCTACGAGGGGCCGGACCGGCTGATGCACAAGGCGGCCAACGTGGGGCTGTCGCTGGGCACCGCGGTGAAGGACGGCCGGCTGGTGCTCCAGTGGAACATGCCCGCCGAGTGCAACCTGGACCTGGTGGCGCACACGCTGATGGAGGACGTGCGCAGGCGCGGTGTGAAGCGCCTGTTCGTGGACGGCCTGAGCGCCATGGTGGAGACCACCCACGAGCCGGCGCGCATCAGCCCCTTCTTCGCCGCGCTCACGCAGGAATTGCGACGCCACGGGGTGACGACCGTCTTCACGCTGGAGACGCCGCGCCTCTTCGGCCCGGACATGGATGTTCCCCTGGGAACCGGCCTGTCTGGCGTGGCGGAGAACCTGCTGTTCATGCGCCACCTGGAACTCAATGGCCGCCTGAGGCGCCTGCTGTCCATCTTCAAACTGCGGGACGCGGACTACGACCCGACGCTGCGCGAGTTCCTCATCACCTCCCAGGGAATCGAGATCCAGCCGCCGTTCCAGCCTTCGCCCGAGTTGCTGCTCACCGGCATCGCTCGCTTCCCGGGCAACCACTCCTGA
- a CDS encoding short-chain fatty acid transporter, whose product METLVRFAEGLGRFSARFVPSAFAIAVLLTLLTMALAMGWVGASPPVVLDAWGGGFWELLTFSMQMALVMFTGYLLALTAPVKAMLEWVAGLPKSPRSATALMAAVSMALAYFNWGLSLVASAMLVRFIARRRPDVDYRLLVACAYFGLGATWHAGLSASAPLLVATPGHFLEKQLGVIPIDRTLFSLFNVGLTLAAVALLTALAWALHPSPERTVRVEPAVLEKLGDFVPPEKPKGRLSPAEWLDHAWLLNAIFGVLGLAWFARHLWLNGGWKALNLNVVNFTFLTLAVLLHGTPARLLKASEEAASVLHGIVLQFPLYAGIYGIFKATGLTDRIGELFVSLSTQQTFPAIVYLYSGVVNYFVPSGGSKWAIEAPYLLDAAGRLGVAPEKVVLAYAWGDMATDLIQPFWALPLLAVARLEFKDILGFLLVAFLAYLPLVTLGFFLFG is encoded by the coding sequence GTGGAAACCCTCGTCCGGTTCGCCGAAGGGCTGGGCCGCTTCTCCGCGCGCTTCGTCCCCAGCGCCTTCGCCATCGCGGTGCTGCTCACCCTGCTCACCATGGCGCTGGCCATGGGCTGGGTGGGCGCCTCGCCGCCGGTGGTGCTGGACGCGTGGGGCGGAGGCTTCTGGGAGCTGCTCACCTTCTCCATGCAGATGGCGCTGGTGATGTTCACTGGCTACCTGCTCGCGCTCACCGCCCCGGTGAAGGCAATGCTGGAGTGGGTGGCCGGCCTGCCGAAGAGCCCCCGGAGCGCCACCGCGCTGATGGCGGCGGTGTCCATGGCACTCGCGTACTTCAACTGGGGCCTGTCGCTCGTCGCCAGCGCCATGCTGGTGCGCTTCATCGCGCGCAGGCGTCCGGACGTGGACTACCGGCTCTTGGTGGCCTGCGCCTACTTCGGCCTGGGCGCCACGTGGCACGCGGGCCTGTCCGCCTCCGCGCCGCTGCTGGTGGCGACGCCAGGGCACTTCCTGGAGAAGCAGCTGGGGGTCATCCCCATCGACCGGACGCTGTTCTCCCTCTTCAACGTGGGCCTCACGCTGGCCGCGGTGGCGCTGCTCACGGCGCTGGCGTGGGCGCTGCATCCGTCCCCCGAGCGCACCGTGCGCGTGGAGCCCGCGGTGCTGGAGAAGCTGGGCGACTTCGTTCCGCCGGAGAAGCCCAAAGGGCGCTTGAGCCCCGCGGAGTGGTTGGATCACGCGTGGCTGCTCAACGCCATCTTCGGCGTGCTGGGCCTGGCGTGGTTCGCGCGGCACCTGTGGCTGAACGGCGGCTGGAAGGCGCTCAACCTCAACGTGGTGAACTTCACCTTCCTCACGTTGGCGGTGCTGCTGCACGGCACGCCCGCGCGGCTGCTCAAGGCGAGCGAGGAGGCCGCGAGCGTGCTGCACGGCATCGTGCTGCAGTTCCCGCTGTACGCGGGCATCTACGGCATCTTCAAGGCCACGGGGCTCACGGACCGCATCGGGGAGCTCTTCGTGTCGCTGTCCACGCAGCAGACGTTCCCGGCCATCGTGTACCTGTACAGCGGCGTGGTGAACTACTTCGTGCCTTCTGGAGGCTCCAAGTGGGCCATTGAAGCGCCCTACCTGCTGGATGCGGCGGGACGGCTGGGCGTGGCGCCGGAGAAGGTGGTGCTGGCGTACGCGTGGGGCGACATGGCCACCGACCTCATCCAGCCCTTCTGGGCGCTGCCGCTGCTGGCGGTGGCCCGCTTGGAGTTCAAGGACATCCTCGGCTTCCTCCTGGTGGCCTTCCTCGCGTACCTGCCGCTGGTGACGCTCGGCTTCTTCCTGTTCGGCTAG
- a CDS encoding Vgb family protein, translating to MRSAVKLSLASAFLFAVPALAQDTGLALTSSSRPLPWLCRQPAGAAGTVEEIALEPGASPVGITVGPDGHVWFTQPGTNRIGRATRQGVVNSFDLPTPFASPQGITAGLDGNVWFTELGAGRIGRATPAGVVTEFPLPQAGSAPSGITAGLDGNVWFTEQVGNRIGRITPAGVITEFEVPTPESQPRAISLGVDGNVWFTEQAGNKVGRITATGVITEFPLPTPSSFPSAIAPGVDGAMWFTEQLGNKVGRITVDGVVTEYALPNPSSAPVAVSPGADGHIWFVEQGGNRVGRITASGVITEFDVPTVRSRPAGITFGPAGFFCLDGNVWFTERTGNKLGKLRLVTTP from the coding sequence ATGCGTTCCGCCGTGAAGCTGTCGCTCGCCTCCGCGTTCCTCTTCGCCGTTCCCGCCCTCGCCCAGGACACGGGCCTGGCGCTCACGTCCTCCTCCCGGCCGCTGCCCTGGCTCTGCCGTCAGCCTGCCGGCGCCGCTGGCACGGTGGAGGAGATTGCCCTGGAGCCGGGCGCGTCCCCCGTGGGCATCACCGTGGGCCCGGATGGCCACGTCTGGTTCACGCAGCCGGGCACCAACCGCATCGGCCGCGCCACGCGGCAGGGCGTGGTGAACAGCTTCGACCTGCCCACGCCCTTCGCCTCGCCCCAGGGCATCACCGCGGGCCTGGATGGCAACGTCTGGTTCACGGAGCTGGGCGCGGGCCGCATTGGCCGCGCCACCCCGGCCGGCGTGGTGACGGAGTTCCCGCTGCCCCAGGCGGGCTCCGCGCCTTCCGGCATCACCGCGGGCCTGGACGGCAACGTCTGGTTCACCGAGCAGGTGGGCAACCGGATTGGCCGCATCACCCCGGCCGGCGTCATCACGGAGTTCGAGGTTCCCACCCCTGAATCCCAGCCGCGCGCCATCTCCCTGGGCGTGGACGGCAACGTCTGGTTCACCGAACAGGCGGGCAACAAGGTGGGCCGCATCACCGCCACGGGCGTCATCACCGAGTTCCCGCTCCCCACGCCCTCCAGCTTCCCCAGCGCCATCGCGCCGGGCGTGGACGGCGCCATGTGGTTCACCGAGCAGCTGGGCAACAAGGTGGGCCGCATCACCGTGGACGGCGTGGTGACGGAGTACGCGCTGCCCAACCCCTCCAGCGCCCCGGTCGCCGTGTCGCCCGGCGCGGACGGCCACATCTGGTTCGTGGAGCAGGGCGGCAACCGCGTGGGCCGCATCACCGCGTCGGGCGTCATCACCGAGTTCGACGTGCCCACCGTGCGCAGCCGCCCCGCGGGCATCACTTTCGGCCCGGCGGGTTTCTTCTGCCTGGACGGCAATGTCTGGTTCACGGAGCGCACCGGCAACAAGCTGGGCAAGCTCCGCCTGGTCACGACGCCGTGA
- a CDS encoding DUF5985 family protein, which yields MAEAVYILCALTSLACAVLLLRAWRRTRMKLLLYSGLCFTVFTLNNVLLFLDLVLIPAGDLSLERTVTSLVGAGVLLFGLIWDVS from the coding sequence ATGGCTGAGGCGGTCTACATCCTGTGCGCGTTGACGAGCCTGGCGTGCGCGGTGCTGCTGCTGCGGGCCTGGCGGCGCACGCGGATGAAGCTGCTGCTCTACAGCGGCCTGTGCTTCACGGTCTTCACGCTGAACAACGTGCTGCTCTTCTTGGACCTGGTGCTCATCCCCGCGGGCGACCTGTCGCTGGAGCGCACCGTTACATCGCTGGTAGGGGCCGGCGTGCTGCTCTTCGGCCTCATCTGGGACGTGTCCTGA